A stretch of DNA from Poecilia reticulata strain Guanapo linkage group LG18, Guppy_female_1.0+MT, whole genome shotgun sequence:
attgggaTGGGATTTCTAGAAATTATAttcattgttttatattaactTTTCCTCTAGTGTTGATCTCAACACAAACTACAGTAAACATGCAGTGGTACTTGTTCTTTCTTACTGTTATTGGTAAGTTGCTCTGAATAAATATGGAGATTTTGTCAATGTCCTCATAAAATCATTGGATGAGAACACAGGAAAAGTTTTATTCTGGTGTAATGtgatttaaaactgttttctttctgttttgtttttagctcagAATTATCTGATGGACTGTCAGCTCTATCACTTTCACTACATTAATGAGAATAAGAACTGgactgaagctcagcagtactgcagagagaaacacactgaCCTGTCCACAGTGACTAACATGAAGGACATGAAGAGACTCATCAGTATCTCACTAAGAGGCATAAATGAAGCTTGGATTGGTCTCCGTGATCAAACAAATGCAGAGAGATCATGGCACTGGTCTCTGCCTGAAGTGGAGTTTAATGAAAGTGAGACAAACTGGGAAAAAGATGAACCAAATAATCTCCAACCTGGAGGCCAAAACTGTGTGATTATATGGAAAGATGGCTCTAATTTTCTCAAGTGGGGAGATTTATCCTGTAATGAATATCATCCATTTATCTGCTATAGTGGTGAGAAAATactgatttgttttaatatagatcatcacattaatgtttatttcaagACTTTCACATGAAAGTGTTTTGtgctctgacatttttatttcacagaaaacagtTCATCACAGAAATACCACTTGATTTATGACTCAAAGAACTGGACAGAAGCTCAGAgttactgcagagagaaacacacagaccTGATCAGTGGAATGAAGCAGCTACAGGATGGAGAAGTGAACAATGGGTTAAATTTAATGACTGCAAATTCAAGGTACATATTTATCGGTCTGTTCAGTGACACCTGGAGGTGGTCAGATGGAAACAGTTCCTCCTTCAGAAACTGGAATCTACAGTTTGATTATCAGATAATCAACAGTGGTCAATGTGCCGTGACTGTGTTTGATGATGGAGGCAGATGGAAGAATAAGAACTGTGATGAAAGAAAACCCTTCATCTGTTATGATGGTGAGTTGTCATTTAAACGgatcttaaaattaattaaacacattttaaggctaatcttttattaaaaactccATGGTGACGGAAAACTAATAAAAGTGGCTGCTGTGAtgcttcctttgtttttgtattccAGCAAATAGACTGACCctgatcaaagaaaataaaacctggctGGACGCTTTATCCTACTGCAGAACTCGCCATCATGACCTGGTCACCATCACCAACCAGGATGATCAGAGATGGATCCAGGAGAAAGTCCAGTTTGCCTCGACTCCTTTTGTCTGGACAGGACTGCGCTACAACTGCATTCAGTCTTTCTGGTTCTTTGTCTGTCCTGATGTGGTCAGTTATGTGTTTCAGGCCTCTGATGGACGGGTTGATGACTGTGACATGTCTGGAGCCATGGAGACAGGAGGGGAATATCGGTGGTTCCAAAAGAGTGGCAGAGAAGAGTTTAATTTCATCTGTGTCAACTTTTAAACTCTCTTTGGTAAAGAGAGCTCTCTTTGCTTCTTTATCATTAAATTGATCATTTTGGATTGTAAATCAACGTAATACTCTAATTCTTCTAAACTACGGCAGTCAGAGTGAGCATGACTTAAGACTTAAAGCTTATGAGCTGTAATTCCACATCTctggtttttctttcagtacaaagaaaaggataaaaaatCAATGATTAACTTTttacctgtgttttttttatgtagagcaatattatgtaacatttagtttattttttacagtcctgtaaattttgttttccagtgcaGATAagcaaaatacacatttatacaGGATTAACTCTTGTAGGTCTGATGTATGTTTTCTTCTGTCTAAACTGCCATATATGATACATGTGTATATATAGAGCCATGCATAATTTGATGTAATACTCTCTTCAACATTATGGAGATCATTCTTCTGTAAAATATGGATGCATTCTTGACAATCTCCTGAGAATTAAAGAATAAGTCTAATTAACtggtaaaaaacaaagttttccagtgtctgttattttaaagtgtGAACAAAATAGTGATATGAATCTGAAAACATCTATctaaatatcaaatatattaaGTATTTTGAGATGTTTAACAATAGAACTTGTTGCAGAGCAGTTTTGTCGTAATGTTATTAACATAATTTATGTTAATAACATAACACTAAATTAACTCTTCAGTGCAACATTTTAGGAATGAATTTTAGGAGAAACACAAATTAGcattcataaatgttttttgtatttgtcttATCAGAATATattattcctaaaaaaaacaaacagtactGAGTCAACTCAACATGTTCGATAAATAAGACAAGAAGTCTTGTGTTTaggtagaaaacaaaaagatgttttaataaaatggtttgttttggtttatatAAACAACTCACTGACTAGTGAAATAATAGGATCTGTAAAGTGGtcttatatgtattttttttctccatttatatagataatttcatattttagcatcagctgctgcaggactcAAAACTCATGTAAATGGAGAGAAAGAGAATCCATGTAACAAAAATTAATGTCAAAgcaaagaggcaaaaaaaaaatcactattcCTTTAGTAAAGGCCACACTACACCATTAAATGACAACATATCTATTAATGTAAATTATCCATTGATAAGTTATATTTTATTGCTGCTTACTGGACCTGCAGCCAGCTGTCCTCACAGTAAACAGCGCCCTCTTGTGGGTCATCATGGCTCCTTGCTGgagtagtaaaattaaaaaatgaattcaaatgtaCTAAGCAGCACAATGTTTTGGAGGACCTGGTtttctgtttggtgtttttgtgagTGTAAGTGACGTCATCGGCTTCATCTTCATCTGGAACATGAAACCGTTTCGTATCTGGAATCAGTATCTGGAATCAGTCTGCTGAATTAAAACTCTTACTGCAATTTAACTGCTATCCAAACTGTGTGACtatgattaacatttttttgtttaatttatattgCTAAATCttttgaagattaaaaaaatgactgggGACAGTCATTGTTTACAGTCTGGTTTATTTATAAACCAGTCAGTGATCAGTGATCACTGACAGTCAGTTAGATACAGCCACTTACTGTATGTCATAATTGCATATGTTCATATGAAAGTCTATTGTCGTCTATTGTCATGGCTCCAATGCTAATTGTCAATgataaattgatatttttctAAACATTAGCGCTTCGCTAACAGGGTCGTGTGTAACATGTCACATTACCTTTAGCATAGCAGCTACTGTATCCTGGAATAGTTATGACAATATATTGCAGCATGTGTCTGAACATACATGCACGTTTTATCTAAatgcttttgtgttttacacGCCTTTTACTTGGCAAACATAATAACTATTTGCTTACACTACAATTATACATATTatatcacatttaaataaaaatgaaggacAGGGAGGCAGTACGCTAGTTTTTCCAGTTCTTGAATTAggacaaaaatgtttagagTTAGAGGAAACAATCTTGTTTATGGTGACAACTCTCTTGTTTTCACTgaccaaatatttttacttcaaaaatatctTGGTAAGGCTCATGTCAGAGATGCCCATTAAAAAATGGAATAGAAAAGCACATAGGATGACAACGTGCTGTGTAAGGTGATGTTGACTGTGTTACTGGACTCTCCTGATCCAGACTCACCAGAGGTGAAGTGTTGCTCTCTGTCAGGGCTCACTGAGAGAGACGCTGCTGGACgggagattaaataaaacaacatcaaaTATGGAATGAGATGAAACATTCAGAgaggacatttttgttttgttttgatgaatccatttttaaatattgtttaacaGCATCGTTTGATGAACCAACTTTCCTTTAGGTTTTTGGTGCTTCATAAACTTTCTCATTCTTTTAAACCAGCATAAGCTAAATTAAACAGTTGTACATTTGATCCTTGTAGCTTTTTAAACCCCAGTTAGGAACTATCAGGGTAGTAAAATTAGGAATGAAAAGAACTGAAACTTTGGTTCGCTGTAAACACTGAAGTTCTCTGGGTTTCCTCTTTCAGCTTTGCATGCgttttctgctgtgtgtttctgtacaTGAATGTTGACGGCCCATTGATGCCAtcaggcagcagctcctgatCAGCCATTGTTAGACTGATCAGGAAGAACACCAGAAGAACCTCCAACCTGCAGACTGATCGTCATGGTTACAGCTCAGTTACCATGGCTTCAGGGTTCTTCCATGATTCAGACAGCCTGTCCtgaatgatgtgtgtttttttccataataaaaaaaaagtttcagctcCTATAGTGAatggttattattttatttaggaataaaaaagtCAGTGTTGACCTTACTAATAACACGTGTTTATCGTTGTAAAACAAGTTTTCAACCAGAAAATCAACTgttgatatattttataaatatgaaattctgaataaaaaacattagcatgtctacttttcttctgtttatgtcaaaaataatctgatttgcTGTCAGAACCATTAATTCCCaggtgaaaaatacaaaaattcagTATCCTGAGTATATTTTagacatattaaaataaactttgtgtGTGCCATTTTCGAGCAACCTATTTTGCACAAGTAAAGTTCaatttaaatacaatataattTCGATTAAAAAGTTGCAGTGGCCAACTAGGCCTTATGTTTCTGATGTGAAATCATACAATTATGAAAACAATACTTTTAAgaacaaaatcaatattttggaAAGTTATTAATGGAATCTAAGCTGAATGTGATCTACATATGGCGTGACAGTAGTATTGCATCACAAGATGTAAACATCAGCATATCAGGTGAGGTTATGGTTTGAATATTCAAATAGACTCTATGTGCTAAAACAAGAGATCTGTGTCAGGCACTGAGCATTTCACTGAGGACGGTCTGCAACCAAACATCAATCATCTTGAATCCATGTGAACGGACATAACCAGATGTAAGTTTGTCTTTTATAACCTTGTATGTAGATATGATATTAGGAAGGGATTTCTGGAAATTgcatttatgatttaattttgttttttctgtttttctttagtgtTCATCgctaaacaaaacagacaaagtaAATATGCTGTGGAATCTGTTTCTTCTTACTGTGATGGGTGAGCTCAtgcattaatattatttttgagattttatctAAAATCATTGTAATTTAATGTGCTCTCATAAAATAACTGGAAGGGGACACAAGAAAAGTCTCATTCTGGTTAACATAAAGCTGATGATGTGACTGAATAACTctaaacaagtttgtttttgttctgtctttaGCTCAGAATCATCTGATGGTTTGTCAGCTCTATCAGTATCACTATTTTAGTGAGGAAAAAACTTGGAAAGAAGCTCAGCAGTACTGCAGAGAGAATCACACTGACCTGGCCACAGTGAATAACATGAAGGACATGGAGGGACTCATCAGTATCTCACTAAGAGGCATAAATGAAGCTTGGATTGGTCTGTATGATCAAACAAATGCAGAGAGATCATGGCACTGGTCTCTGCCTGAAGTGGAGttcaataaaagtgaaacaaactggGAAAAAGATGAACCAAATAATAAGGGAACTGGAGGCCAAAACTGTGGGATTATATGGAAAGAAGTCCCTTCTTTTCTCAAGTGGGGAGATTTATCCTGTAATGAAAAGCAGAATTTTCTCTGCTATAGTGGTGAGACAACAGTCCTCTGTTTTTCTAAATCCTCTCATTCATGTCTGTATTAAAACATACATATGAAAGTGTTTTGAGCTCTGACATGttaatttcacagaaaatgaTTCATCACAGAAATACCACTTGATTTATGACTCAAAGAACTGGACAGAAGCTCAGAgttactgcagagagaaacacacagaccTGATCAGTGGAACGAAGCAGCTACAGGATGGAGAAGTGAACAAGGGGTTAAATTTAATGACTGCAAAATCACAGTACATCTTTATTGGTCTGTTCAGAGACTCCTGGAGGTGGTCAGATGGAAACAGTTCCTCCTTCAGANNNNNNNNNNNNNNNNTCAAAGAACTGGACAGAAGCTCAGAgttactgcagagagaaacacacagaccTGATCAGTGGAAAGAAGCAGCTACAGGATGGAGAAGTGAACAAGATGTTAAATTTAATGACTGCAAATTCAAGATACATATTTATCGGTCTGTTCAGTGACACCTGGAGGTGGTCAGATGGAAACAGTTCCTCCTTCAGAAACTGGAATCTGAAGTTTGACAATCAGATAATCAACAGTGGTCAATGTGCCGTGACTGTGTTTGATGATGGAGGCAGATGGAAGAATAAGAACTGTGATGAAAGAAAACCCTTCATCTGTTATGATGGTGAGTTGTTCTTacaaaactctaaaaataaaacattgaataaaaatgcctaaaagaaaaaaaaaatattcgaAACTCAATTTAGGATCAACAAAGATTTCACTTTGCAATTTATACTACTGCGTAAAGATTTGTAAGTAGGATCTCATTCGTCCAAAAAAGTAACacagtttgattgtttttctctaaaacataaaacaatataaaacaatgcaaaacaaaaacaacaggaatgTTTAAAAGGAGTCACTTATCATGTT
This window harbors:
- the LOC103480324 gene encoding lymphocyte antigen 75-like, which translates into the protein MDCQLYHFHYINENKNWTEAQQYCREKHTDLSTVTNMKDMKRLISISLRGINEAWIGLRDQTNAERSWHWSLPEVEFNESETNWEKDEPNNLQPGGQNCVIIWKDGSNFLKWGDLSCNEYHPFICYSENSSSQKYHLIYDSKNWTEAQSYCREKHTDLISGMKQLQDGEVNNGLNLMTANSRYIFIGLFSDTWRWSDGNSSSFRNWNLQFDYQIINSGQCAVTVFDDGGRWKNKNCDERKPFICYDGELTLIKENKTWLDALSYCRTRHHDLVTITNQDDQRWIQEKVQFASTPFVWTGLRYNCIQSFWFFVCPDVNWTEAQSYCREKHTDLISGKKQLQDGEVNKMLNLMTANSRYIFIGLFSDTWRWSDGNSSSFRNWNLKFDNQIINSGQCAVTVFDDGGRWKNKNCDERKPFICYDDNVILIKESKTWEDALTYCRDHHHDLVTITNMDDQRWIQERVKEASTGYVWIGLSYACTLDLWFWVSDEVVSYNNSAQNEPMDDCDMSGAMEKGGKHLWFKKNDTEKFNFICSKNTPGE